One window of the Athene noctua chromosome 5, bAthNoc1.hap1.1, whole genome shotgun sequence genome contains the following:
- the KCNIP2 gene encoding A-type potassium channel modulatory protein KCNIP2 isoform X1 has protein sequence MRSKGRKESLSDSRDLDGSYDQLTGNPPGQTKKALKQRFLKLLPCCRPKSIPSLSESKCFFFLIQRDLNPSLSSPASRLHRPALSSPGFLADSVEDEFELSTVCHRPEGLEQLQEQTKFTRKELQVLYRGFKNECPSGIVNEENFKQIYSQFFPQGDSSTYATFLFNAFDTDHDGSVSFEDFVSGLSIILRGTIDDRLNWAFNLYDLNKDGCITKEEMLDIMKSIYDMMGKYTYPAMREEAPREHVENFFQKMDRNKDGVVTIEEFLESCQKDENIMRSMQLFDNVI, from the exons GCAACCCGCCGGGCCAAACTAAAAAAGCGCTGAAGCAGCGATTCCTCAAACTGCTGCCCTGCTGCCGGCCCAAATCCATCCCCTCGCTCAGCGAAAGCAAGTGCTTCTTCtt TCTGATCCAACGGGATCTGAATCCATCTCTGTCCTCGCCTGCTTCCAGGCTG CACAGAC CTGCCCTCTCTTCCCCTGGGTTCCTTGCAGACAGCGTTGAGGATGAGTTTGAGCTCTCCACCGTCTGCCACCGCCccgaggggctggagcagctccaggaGCAGACCAAGTTCACCCGCAAAGAGCTGCAGGTCCTGTACCGAGGCTTCAAGAAT GAGTGCCCGAGTGGCATCGTCAATGAAGAAAACTTCAAGCAGATCTACTCTCAGTTCTTCCCACAGGGAG ACTCCAGCACCTACGCCACCTTCCTCTTCAATGCCTTTGACACTGACCACGATGGCTCCGTCAGCTTCGAG GACTTTGTGTCTGGGCTGTCCATCATCCTGCGGGGCACCATTGACGATCGCCTGAACTGGGCCTTCAACCTCTATGACCTAAACAAAGATGGCTGCATCACCAAagag GAAATGCTGGACATCATGAAGTCCATCTATGACATGATGGGCAAATACACCTACCCGGCCATGCGGGAGGAAGCGCCCCGGGAGCATGTGGAGAACTTCTTCCAG AAAATGGACCGAAACAAGGATGGCGTCGTGACAATCGAGGAGTTCCTGGAGTCCTGCCAGAAG GATGAGAACATCATGCGGTCCATGCAGCTCTTTGACAACGTGATTTAG
- the KCNIP2 gene encoding A-type potassium channel modulatory protein KCNIP2 isoform X3, with product MRSKGRKESLSDSRDLDGSYDQLTGNPPGQTKKALKQRFLKLLPCCRPKSIPSLSENSVEDEFELSTVCHRPEGLEQLQEQTKFTRKELQVLYRGFKNECPSGIVNEENFKQIYSQFFPQGDSSTYATFLFNAFDTDHDGSVSFEDFVSGLSIILRGTIDDRLNWAFNLYDLNKDGCITKEEMLDIMKSIYDMMGKYTYPAMREEAPREHVENFFQKMDRNKDGVVTIEEFLESCQKDENIMRSMQLFDNVI from the exons GCAACCCGCCGGGCCAAACTAAAAAAGCGCTGAAGCAGCGATTCCTCAAACTGCTGCCCTGCTGCCGGCCCAAATCCATCCCCTCGCTCAGCGAAA ACAGCGTTGAGGATGAGTTTGAGCTCTCCACCGTCTGCCACCGCCccgaggggctggagcagctccaggaGCAGACCAAGTTCACCCGCAAAGAGCTGCAGGTCCTGTACCGAGGCTTCAAGAAT GAGTGCCCGAGTGGCATCGTCAATGAAGAAAACTTCAAGCAGATCTACTCTCAGTTCTTCCCACAGGGAG ACTCCAGCACCTACGCCACCTTCCTCTTCAATGCCTTTGACACTGACCACGATGGCTCCGTCAGCTTCGAG GACTTTGTGTCTGGGCTGTCCATCATCCTGCGGGGCACCATTGACGATCGCCTGAACTGGGCCTTCAACCTCTATGACCTAAACAAAGATGGCTGCATCACCAAagag GAAATGCTGGACATCATGAAGTCCATCTATGACATGATGGGCAAATACACCTACCCGGCCATGCGGGAGGAAGCGCCCCGGGAGCATGTGGAGAACTTCTTCCAG AAAATGGACCGAAACAAGGATGGCGTCGTGACAATCGAGGAGTTCCTGGAGTCCTGCCAGAAG GATGAGAACATCATGCGGTCCATGCAGCTCTTTGACAACGTGATTTAG
- the KCNIP2 gene encoding A-type potassium channel modulatory protein KCNIP2 isoform X2 has protein sequence MRSKGRKESLSDSRDLDGSYDQLTGNPPGQTKKALKQRFLKLLPCCRPKSIPSLSESKTVLASAALSSPGFLADSVEDEFELSTVCHRPEGLEQLQEQTKFTRKELQVLYRGFKNECPSGIVNEENFKQIYSQFFPQGDSSTYATFLFNAFDTDHDGSVSFEDFVSGLSIILRGTIDDRLNWAFNLYDLNKDGCITKEEMLDIMKSIYDMMGKYTYPAMREEAPREHVENFFQKMDRNKDGVVTIEEFLESCQKDENIMRSMQLFDNVI, from the exons GCAACCCGCCGGGCCAAACTAAAAAAGCGCTGAAGCAGCGATTCCTCAAACTGCTGCCCTGCTGCCGGCCCAAATCCATCCCCTCGCTCAGCGAAAGCAA gacagtGCTGGCCTCAGCTGCCCTCTCTTCCCCTGGGTTCCTTGCAGACAGCGTTGAGGATGAGTTTGAGCTCTCCACCGTCTGCCACCGCCccgaggggctggagcagctccaggaGCAGACCAAGTTCACCCGCAAAGAGCTGCAGGTCCTGTACCGAGGCTTCAAGAAT GAGTGCCCGAGTGGCATCGTCAATGAAGAAAACTTCAAGCAGATCTACTCTCAGTTCTTCCCACAGGGAG ACTCCAGCACCTACGCCACCTTCCTCTTCAATGCCTTTGACACTGACCACGATGGCTCCGTCAGCTTCGAG GACTTTGTGTCTGGGCTGTCCATCATCCTGCGGGGCACCATTGACGATCGCCTGAACTGGGCCTTCAACCTCTATGACCTAAACAAAGATGGCTGCATCACCAAagag GAAATGCTGGACATCATGAAGTCCATCTATGACATGATGGGCAAATACACCTACCCGGCCATGCGGGAGGAAGCGCCCCGGGAGCATGTGGAGAACTTCTTCCAG AAAATGGACCGAAACAAGGATGGCGTCGTGACAATCGAGGAGTTCCTGGAGTCCTGCCAGAAG GATGAGAACATCATGCGGTCCATGCAGCTCTTTGACAACGTGATTTAG
- the OGA gene encoding protein O-GlcNAcase isoform X3 encodes MVQKEGQAALEEPQGSPNPAGVPGAPLEPPGAAAGPVPGGEETDTETETALGSRRFLCGVVEGFYGRPWVMEQRKELFRRLQKWGLNTYLYAPKDDYKHRMFWREMYSVEEAEQLMTLIAAAREHEIEFIYAISPGLDITFSNPKEVSTLKRKLDQVSQFGCRSFALLFDDIDHNMCAADKEVFSSFAHAQVSITNEIYQYLGEPDTFLFCPTEYCGTFCYPNVAQSPYLRTVGEKLLPGIEVLWTGPKVVSKDIPVESIEEVSKIIRRAPVIWDNIHANDYDQKRLFLGPYKGRSTELIPRLKGVLTNPNCEFEANYVAIHTLATWYKSNMNGVRKDVVMTDTEDSTVSIQIKLENEGSDEDIETDVLYSPQMALKLALTEWLQEFGVPQQYSSRQVAHSGAKTTVGDVGPLVAPSSLNAATVVTTVYQEPIMSQGASLSSESPALGKEEEKKQSDEEPMDTVVEKQDDADKNANQILTDIAEAKMAEELKPMDTDKESIAESKSPEMSMQEDSGSDIAPMQTDEQINKEQFVPGPNEKPLYTVEPVTLEDLQLLADLFYLPYEHGPKGAQMLREFQWLRANSSVVSVNCKGKDAEKIEEWRNRAAKFEEMCSLVMGMFTRLSNCANRTILYDMYSYVWDIKSIMSMVKSFVQWLGCRSQSSAQFLSGDQEPWAFRGGLAGEFQRLLPIDGANDLFFQPPPLTPTSKVYTIRPYFPKDEASVYKICREMYADGADQPFHSLPDLIGDKN; translated from the exons AtggtgcagaaggaggggcaggcgGCGTTGGAGGAGCCCCAAGGCAGCCCCAACCCGGCCGGAGTGCCCGGCGCTCCCTTAGagccgccgggcgccgccgcggggccggttCCGGGAGGTGAGGAAACCGACACCGAGACGGAGACCGCGCTGGGCTCCCGCCGCTTCCTCTGCGGCGTCGTCGAAG GATTTTATGGAAGACCTTGGGTTATGGAGCAGAGGAAAGAACTTTTTAGAAG ACTTCAGAAGTGGGGACTAAATACGTACCTGTATGCTCCAAAGGATGACTACAAGCACAGGATGTTCTGGCGAGAAATGTACTCTGTGGAGGAAGCGG AGCAGCTAATGACTCTAATAGCAGCTGCACGAGAACATGAAATAGAGTTCATCTATGCAATCTCACCTGGACTTGACATCACTTTCTCCAATCCTAAAGAGGTATCCACACTGAAACGCAAGCTGGACCAG GTTTCCCAGTTTGGTTGCAGATCTTTTGCACTGCTGTTTGATGATATCGATCACAATATGTGTGCAGCAGACAAAGAAGTTTTCAGTTCCTTTGCTCATGCTCAAGTCTCAATCACAAATGAAATTTATCAATATCTAGGAGAACCAGACACATTCCTCTTCTGTCCTACAG AGTACTGTGGAACTTTCTGTTATCCAAATGTTGCCCAGTCACCGTATTTACGGACTGTAGGAGAAAAACTGCTCCCTGGCATTGAGGTGTTATGGACAG GTCCGAAAGTTGTATCGAAAGACATTCCAGTAGAGTCCATTGAAGAAGTTTCTAAGATCATCAGAAGAGCACCAGTTATCTGGGATAATATTCATGCTAATGATTATGATCAAAAGAGGCTTTTTCTTGGGCCTTACAAAGGTCGGTCAACTGAGCTCATCCCTCGGCTAAAGGGAGTTCTGACCAATCCAAACTGTGAATTTGAAGCCAATTATGTTGCTATTCACACGCTTGCAACCTGGTACAAGTCTAACATGAATGGAGTGAGAAAGGATGTGGTGATGA CTGATACTGAAGACAGTACAGTTTCTATCCAGATTAAATTGGAAAATGAGGGGAGCGATGAAGATATTGAAACAGATGTTCTCTACAGCCCTCAGATGGCCCTGAAGTTGGCCTTAACAGAATGGTTGCAGGAATTTGGTGTACCTCAGCAATACAGCA GTAGACAAGTTGCCCACAGTGGTGCTAAAACTACTGTAGGGGATGTAGGGCCTCTGGTGGCACCATCCTCTTTAAATGCAGCAACTGTGGTTACCACTGTTTACCAAGAACCCATCATGAGTCAGGGAGCATCGCTGAGCAGCGAGTCACCGGCcctgggaaaggaggaggagaagaagcaATCTGATGAGGAACCAATGGACACGGTGGTGGAAAAACAAGATGACGCAGACAAGAATGCTAATCAGATACTGACAGATATTGCCGAAGCCAAGATGGCAGAGGAGTTGAAGCCAATGGATACTGATAAGGAGAGCATAGCTGAATCAAAGTCCCCAGAGATGTCTATGCAGGAAGACTCTGGTAGTGACATTGCCCCTATGCAGACTGATGAGCAAATTAACAAAGAACAATTTGTGCCCGGGCCAAATGAAAAACCTCTCTACACAGTAGAACCAGTGACTTTAGAGGACTTGCAGCTTCTCGCTGACTTGTTTTACCTTCCTTATGAACATGGGCCCAAAGGTGCACAGATGCTGAGAGAATTCCAGTGGCTCAGAGCAAATAGTAGTGTTGTCAGTGTTAATTGCAAAGGAAAAGATGCTGAAAAA ATAGAAGAATGGCGTAACCGAGCAGCCAAGTTTGAAGAGATGTGCAGCTTGGTGATGGGGATGTTCACTCGCCTCTCCAATTGTGCCAACAGGACAATCCTTTATGACATGTACTCCTACGTCTGGGATATCAAGAGTATTATGTCAATGGTGAAATCTTTTGTGCAGTGGTTAG GGTGTCGTAGTCAATCTTCAGCACAGTTCTTAAGTGGAGACCAAGAACCCTGGGCCTTTAGAGGTGGTCTAGCAGGAGAGTTCCAG cGTTTGCTGCCTATTGATGGGGCAAATGACCTCTTTTTTCAACCGCCTCCGTTAACACCCACTTCCAAAGTGTACACCATACGACCCTACTTTCCTAAAGATGAG GCATCTGTATATAAGATCTGCAGAGAAATGTATGCTGATGGAGCTGATCAACCCTTCCATAGTTTACCAGATTTAATTGGAGACAA GAACTAA
- the OGA gene encoding protein O-GlcNAcase isoform X2, giving the protein MVQKEGQAALEEPQGSPNPAGVPGAPLEPPGAAAGPVPGGEETDTETETALGSRRFLCGVVEGFYGRPWVMEQRKELFRRLQKWGLNTYLYAPKDDYKHRMFWREMYSVEEAEQLMTLIAAAREHEIEFIYAISPGLDITFSNPKEVSTLKRKLDQVSQFGCRSFALLFDDIDHNMCAADKEVFSSFAHAQVSITNEIYQYLGEPDTFLFCPTEYCGTFCYPNVAQSPYLRTVGEKLLPGIEVLWTGPKVVSKDIPVESIEEVSKIIRRAPVIWDNIHANDYDQKRLFLGPYKGRSTELIPRLKGVLTNPNCEFEANYVAIHTLATWYKSNMNGVRKDVVMSRQVAHSGAKTTVGDVGPLVAPSSLNAATVVTTVYQEPIMSQGASLSSESPALGKEEEKKQSDEEPMDTVVEKQDDADKNANQILTDIAEAKMAEELKPMDTDKESIAESKSPEMSMQEDSGSDIAPMQTDEQINKEQFVPGPNEKPLYTVEPVTLEDLQLLADLFYLPYEHGPKGAQMLREFQWLRANSSVVSVNCKGKDAEKIEEWRNRAAKFEEMCSLVMGMFTRLSNCANRTILYDMYSYVWDIKSIMSMVKSFVQWLGCRSQSSAQFLSGDQEPWAFRGGLAGEFQRLLPIDGANDLFFQPPPLTPTSKVYTIRPYFPKDEASVYKICREMYADGADQPFHSLPDLIGDKLVGGLLTLSLDYCFVLEDEDGICGYALGTVDVTPFIKKCKMSWIPFMQEKYTKPNSDKELSEAEKIMLSFHEEQEVLPESFLANFPSLIKIDIHKKVTDPSVAKSMMACLLSSLKANGSRGAFCEVRPDDKRILEFYSKLGCFEIAKMEGFPKDVVILGRSL; this is encoded by the exons AtggtgcagaaggaggggcaggcgGCGTTGGAGGAGCCCCAAGGCAGCCCCAACCCGGCCGGAGTGCCCGGCGCTCCCTTAGagccgccgggcgccgccgcggggccggttCCGGGAGGTGAGGAAACCGACACCGAGACGGAGACCGCGCTGGGCTCCCGCCGCTTCCTCTGCGGCGTCGTCGAAG GATTTTATGGAAGACCTTGGGTTATGGAGCAGAGGAAAGAACTTTTTAGAAG ACTTCAGAAGTGGGGACTAAATACGTACCTGTATGCTCCAAAGGATGACTACAAGCACAGGATGTTCTGGCGAGAAATGTACTCTGTGGAGGAAGCGG AGCAGCTAATGACTCTAATAGCAGCTGCACGAGAACATGAAATAGAGTTCATCTATGCAATCTCACCTGGACTTGACATCACTTTCTCCAATCCTAAAGAGGTATCCACACTGAAACGCAAGCTGGACCAG GTTTCCCAGTTTGGTTGCAGATCTTTTGCACTGCTGTTTGATGATATCGATCACAATATGTGTGCAGCAGACAAAGAAGTTTTCAGTTCCTTTGCTCATGCTCAAGTCTCAATCACAAATGAAATTTATCAATATCTAGGAGAACCAGACACATTCCTCTTCTGTCCTACAG AGTACTGTGGAACTTTCTGTTATCCAAATGTTGCCCAGTCACCGTATTTACGGACTGTAGGAGAAAAACTGCTCCCTGGCATTGAGGTGTTATGGACAG GTCCGAAAGTTGTATCGAAAGACATTCCAGTAGAGTCCATTGAAGAAGTTTCTAAGATCATCAGAAGAGCACCAGTTATCTGGGATAATATTCATGCTAATGATTATGATCAAAAGAGGCTTTTTCTTGGGCCTTACAAAGGTCGGTCAACTGAGCTCATCCCTCGGCTAAAGGGAGTTCTGACCAATCCAAACTGTGAATTTGAAGCCAATTATGTTGCTATTCACACGCTTGCAACCTGGTACAAGTCTAACATGAATGGAGTGAGAAAGGATGTGGTGATGA GTAGACAAGTTGCCCACAGTGGTGCTAAAACTACTGTAGGGGATGTAGGGCCTCTGGTGGCACCATCCTCTTTAAATGCAGCAACTGTGGTTACCACTGTTTACCAAGAACCCATCATGAGTCAGGGAGCATCGCTGAGCAGCGAGTCACCGGCcctgggaaaggaggaggagaagaagcaATCTGATGAGGAACCAATGGACACGGTGGTGGAAAAACAAGATGACGCAGACAAGAATGCTAATCAGATACTGACAGATATTGCCGAAGCCAAGATGGCAGAGGAGTTGAAGCCAATGGATACTGATAAGGAGAGCATAGCTGAATCAAAGTCCCCAGAGATGTCTATGCAGGAAGACTCTGGTAGTGACATTGCCCCTATGCAGACTGATGAGCAAATTAACAAAGAACAATTTGTGCCCGGGCCAAATGAAAAACCTCTCTACACAGTAGAACCAGTGACTTTAGAGGACTTGCAGCTTCTCGCTGACTTGTTTTACCTTCCTTATGAACATGGGCCCAAAGGTGCACAGATGCTGAGAGAATTCCAGTGGCTCAGAGCAAATAGTAGTGTTGTCAGTGTTAATTGCAAAGGAAAAGATGCTGAAAAA ATAGAAGAATGGCGTAACCGAGCAGCCAAGTTTGAAGAGATGTGCAGCTTGGTGATGGGGATGTTCACTCGCCTCTCCAATTGTGCCAACAGGACAATCCTTTATGACATGTACTCCTACGTCTGGGATATCAAGAGTATTATGTCAATGGTGAAATCTTTTGTGCAGTGGTTAG GGTGTCGTAGTCAATCTTCAGCACAGTTCTTAAGTGGAGACCAAGAACCCTGGGCCTTTAGAGGTGGTCTAGCAGGAGAGTTCCAG cGTTTGCTGCCTATTGATGGGGCAAATGACCTCTTTTTTCAACCGCCTCCGTTAACACCCACTTCCAAAGTGTACACCATACGACCCTACTTTCCTAAAGATGAG GCATCTGTATATAAGATCTGCAGAGAAATGTATGCTGATGGAGCTGATCAACCCTTCCATAGTTTACCAGATTTAATTGGAGACAA GTTAGTAGGAGGTCTACTCACCCTCAGCCTGGATTACTGCTTCGTCTTAGAAGATGAGGATGGCATATGTGGCTATGCTTTGGGAACGGTTGATGTGActcctttcattaaaaaatgcaaaatgtctTGGATCCCTTTCATGCAAGAAAAATATACTAAACCAAATAGTGACAAGGAGCTGTCTGAGGCAGAG aaaataatgctAAGCTTCCATGAAGAGCAAGAAGTATTGCCAGAATCATTCCTTGCCAACTTCCCATCATTGATAAAGATTGATATCCACAAAAAAGTGACAGATCCAAGTGTGGCCAAAAGTATGATGGCCTGCCTGCTCTCTTCTCTAAAGGCTAATG gctCCCGTGGGGCTTTTTGTGAAGTGAGACCAGATGATAAAAGAATCTTGGAATTCTACAGCAAGCTGGGTTGTTTTGAAATTGCTAAAATGGAAGGATTTCCAAAGGATGTTGTTATCCTTGGAAGAAGCCTGTGA
- the OGA gene encoding protein O-GlcNAcase isoform X1 — translation MVQKEGQAALEEPQGSPNPAGVPGAPLEPPGAAAGPVPGGEETDTETETALGSRRFLCGVVEGFYGRPWVMEQRKELFRRLQKWGLNTYLYAPKDDYKHRMFWREMYSVEEAEQLMTLIAAAREHEIEFIYAISPGLDITFSNPKEVSTLKRKLDQVSQFGCRSFALLFDDIDHNMCAADKEVFSSFAHAQVSITNEIYQYLGEPDTFLFCPTEYCGTFCYPNVAQSPYLRTVGEKLLPGIEVLWTGPKVVSKDIPVESIEEVSKIIRRAPVIWDNIHANDYDQKRLFLGPYKGRSTELIPRLKGVLTNPNCEFEANYVAIHTLATWYKSNMNGVRKDVVMTDTEDSTVSIQIKLENEGSDEDIETDVLYSPQMALKLALTEWLQEFGVPQQYSSRQVAHSGAKTTVGDVGPLVAPSSLNAATVVTTVYQEPIMSQGASLSSESPALGKEEEKKQSDEEPMDTVVEKQDDADKNANQILTDIAEAKMAEELKPMDTDKESIAESKSPEMSMQEDSGSDIAPMQTDEQINKEQFVPGPNEKPLYTVEPVTLEDLQLLADLFYLPYEHGPKGAQMLREFQWLRANSSVVSVNCKGKDAEKIEEWRNRAAKFEEMCSLVMGMFTRLSNCANRTILYDMYSYVWDIKSIMSMVKSFVQWLGCRSQSSAQFLSGDQEPWAFRGGLAGEFQRLLPIDGANDLFFQPPPLTPTSKVYTIRPYFPKDEASVYKICREMYADGADQPFHSLPDLIGDKLVGGLLTLSLDYCFVLEDEDGICGYALGTVDVTPFIKKCKMSWIPFMQEKYTKPNSDKELSEAEKIMLSFHEEQEVLPESFLANFPSLIKIDIHKKVTDPSVAKSMMACLLSSLKANGSRGAFCEVRPDDKRILEFYSKLGCFEIAKMEGFPKDVVILGRSL, via the exons AtggtgcagaaggaggggcaggcgGCGTTGGAGGAGCCCCAAGGCAGCCCCAACCCGGCCGGAGTGCCCGGCGCTCCCTTAGagccgccgggcgccgccgcggggccggttCCGGGAGGTGAGGAAACCGACACCGAGACGGAGACCGCGCTGGGCTCCCGCCGCTTCCTCTGCGGCGTCGTCGAAG GATTTTATGGAAGACCTTGGGTTATGGAGCAGAGGAAAGAACTTTTTAGAAG ACTTCAGAAGTGGGGACTAAATACGTACCTGTATGCTCCAAAGGATGACTACAAGCACAGGATGTTCTGGCGAGAAATGTACTCTGTGGAGGAAGCGG AGCAGCTAATGACTCTAATAGCAGCTGCACGAGAACATGAAATAGAGTTCATCTATGCAATCTCACCTGGACTTGACATCACTTTCTCCAATCCTAAAGAGGTATCCACACTGAAACGCAAGCTGGACCAG GTTTCCCAGTTTGGTTGCAGATCTTTTGCACTGCTGTTTGATGATATCGATCACAATATGTGTGCAGCAGACAAAGAAGTTTTCAGTTCCTTTGCTCATGCTCAAGTCTCAATCACAAATGAAATTTATCAATATCTAGGAGAACCAGACACATTCCTCTTCTGTCCTACAG AGTACTGTGGAACTTTCTGTTATCCAAATGTTGCCCAGTCACCGTATTTACGGACTGTAGGAGAAAAACTGCTCCCTGGCATTGAGGTGTTATGGACAG GTCCGAAAGTTGTATCGAAAGACATTCCAGTAGAGTCCATTGAAGAAGTTTCTAAGATCATCAGAAGAGCACCAGTTATCTGGGATAATATTCATGCTAATGATTATGATCAAAAGAGGCTTTTTCTTGGGCCTTACAAAGGTCGGTCAACTGAGCTCATCCCTCGGCTAAAGGGAGTTCTGACCAATCCAAACTGTGAATTTGAAGCCAATTATGTTGCTATTCACACGCTTGCAACCTGGTACAAGTCTAACATGAATGGAGTGAGAAAGGATGTGGTGATGA CTGATACTGAAGACAGTACAGTTTCTATCCAGATTAAATTGGAAAATGAGGGGAGCGATGAAGATATTGAAACAGATGTTCTCTACAGCCCTCAGATGGCCCTGAAGTTGGCCTTAACAGAATGGTTGCAGGAATTTGGTGTACCTCAGCAATACAGCA GTAGACAAGTTGCCCACAGTGGTGCTAAAACTACTGTAGGGGATGTAGGGCCTCTGGTGGCACCATCCTCTTTAAATGCAGCAACTGTGGTTACCACTGTTTACCAAGAACCCATCATGAGTCAGGGAGCATCGCTGAGCAGCGAGTCACCGGCcctgggaaaggaggaggagaagaagcaATCTGATGAGGAACCAATGGACACGGTGGTGGAAAAACAAGATGACGCAGACAAGAATGCTAATCAGATACTGACAGATATTGCCGAAGCCAAGATGGCAGAGGAGTTGAAGCCAATGGATACTGATAAGGAGAGCATAGCTGAATCAAAGTCCCCAGAGATGTCTATGCAGGAAGACTCTGGTAGTGACATTGCCCCTATGCAGACTGATGAGCAAATTAACAAAGAACAATTTGTGCCCGGGCCAAATGAAAAACCTCTCTACACAGTAGAACCAGTGACTTTAGAGGACTTGCAGCTTCTCGCTGACTTGTTTTACCTTCCTTATGAACATGGGCCCAAAGGTGCACAGATGCTGAGAGAATTCCAGTGGCTCAGAGCAAATAGTAGTGTTGTCAGTGTTAATTGCAAAGGAAAAGATGCTGAAAAA ATAGAAGAATGGCGTAACCGAGCAGCCAAGTTTGAAGAGATGTGCAGCTTGGTGATGGGGATGTTCACTCGCCTCTCCAATTGTGCCAACAGGACAATCCTTTATGACATGTACTCCTACGTCTGGGATATCAAGAGTATTATGTCAATGGTGAAATCTTTTGTGCAGTGGTTAG GGTGTCGTAGTCAATCTTCAGCACAGTTCTTAAGTGGAGACCAAGAACCCTGGGCCTTTAGAGGTGGTCTAGCAGGAGAGTTCCAG cGTTTGCTGCCTATTGATGGGGCAAATGACCTCTTTTTTCAACCGCCTCCGTTAACACCCACTTCCAAAGTGTACACCATACGACCCTACTTTCCTAAAGATGAG GCATCTGTATATAAGATCTGCAGAGAAATGTATGCTGATGGAGCTGATCAACCCTTCCATAGTTTACCAGATTTAATTGGAGACAA GTTAGTAGGAGGTCTACTCACCCTCAGCCTGGATTACTGCTTCGTCTTAGAAGATGAGGATGGCATATGTGGCTATGCTTTGGGAACGGTTGATGTGActcctttcattaaaaaatgcaaaatgtctTGGATCCCTTTCATGCAAGAAAAATATACTAAACCAAATAGTGACAAGGAGCTGTCTGAGGCAGAG aaaataatgctAAGCTTCCATGAAGAGCAAGAAGTATTGCCAGAATCATTCCTTGCCAACTTCCCATCATTGATAAAGATTGATATCCACAAAAAAGTGACAGATCCAAGTGTGGCCAAAAGTATGATGGCCTGCCTGCTCTCTTCTCTAAAGGCTAATG gctCCCGTGGGGCTTTTTGTGAAGTGAGACCAGATGATAAAAGAATCTTGGAATTCTACAGCAAGCTGGGTTGTTTTGAAATTGCTAAAATGGAAGGATTTCCAAAGGATGTTGTTATCCTTGGAAGAAGCCTGTGA
- the NPM3 gene encoding nucleoplasmin-3, whose translation MEPRGPGCPGSVLFGCELTASTKSYTFQVDKEDDSDHILALSVVCLTDGAKDECNVVEVIGRNHENQEIAVPVANLKLSCQPLLSLDNFKLQPPVTFRLAAGSGPVHLTGWHQIMHREDASFEEDDDLSEEEELPPIMPAKK comes from the exons ATGGAGCCGCGCGGGCCCGGCTGCCCCGGCAGCGTCCTGTTCG GCTGCGAGCTGACTGCCAGCACCAAATCCTACACGTTTCAGGTGGACAAAGAAGATGATTCTGACCATATTTTGGCCCTGTCTGTG GTCTGCCTCACAGACGGTGCCAAGGACGAGTGCAATGTGGTGGAGGTCATTGGGCGAAACCATGAGAACCAGGAGATTGCTGTGCCTGTGGCAAATCTGAAACTGTCATGCCAGCCCTTG TTGAGTCTGGACAACTTCAAGCTGCAGCCTCCGGTGACCTTCCGCCTGGCAGCGGGCTCTGGCCCAGTACACCTCACTGGCTGGCACCAGATCA TGCACAGGGAAGATGCTTCCTTTGAGGAGGATGATGACTTGTCTGAGGAGGAGGAGCTTCCTCCTATCATGCCAGCCAAGAAGTAG